In Nothobranchius furzeri strain GRZ-AD chromosome 19, NfurGRZ-RIMD1, whole genome shotgun sequence, the following are encoded in one genomic region:
- the LOC107374607 gene encoding voltage-dependent calcium channel gamma-6 subunit: protein MWSTFFLTDEEGHTVVQGATTGGGPAPPQGGGGLASLMSGRSTFGGNKRRRTTSSGHGMSEAKEGKIKLAFFVAIVGVVLTILGVCTEFWVELAPAKNFYNNQTCLTTYYGLWKGCTKTLWVFDIDPERESCGPADLAGESNCTYFKFFTTGENAVMFQKTTEKNLNVAAAMLALFSLFLMAMGSICITMSLSKEILFFLKPASICFILSGVLVLLSLLVFHQSVLALLASDHTVPLHHELSWSVSCIGCAGTILIVGGILLLLLALPCSPWKKCFPQKQSSS from the exons ATGTGGTCTACCTTTTTTCTGACGGATGAGGAGGGTCACACTGTGGTCCAGGGAGCAACAACAGGTGGAGGGCCTGCACCTCCACAGGGTGGAGGAGGCCTGGCCAGCTTGATGAGTGGACGCAGTACTTTTGGTGGGAACAAGCGTCGCAGGACAACTTCATCAGGACACGGTATGAGTGAAGCCAAGGAGGGAAAG ATCAAGCTGGCGTTCTTTGTAGCCATTGTGGGTGTAGTTCTGACAATCCTTGGTGTTTGTACTGAGTTCTGGGTGGAGCTGGCCCCCGCTAAGAACTTCTATAACAATCAG ACTTGTCTCACAACTTACTACGGACTGTGGAAGGGCTGCACAAAGACGCTGTGGGTGTTTGATATCGACCCAGAACGTGAGAGCTGTGGACCTGCTGACCTTGCTGGAG AATCGAACTGCACCTACTTCAAGTTTTTCACCACGGGGGAAAATGCTGTCATGTTTCAGAAGACAACAGAGAAGA ACCTTAATGTAGCAGCAGCCATGTTGGCCCTATTTAGCCTCTTCCTGATGGCAATGGGATCCATCTGCATCACCATGTCTCTCAGTAAAGAGATCCTGTTCTTTCTCAAGCCAGCATCCATCTGCTTCATTCTTTCAG gtgttctggtgcTCCTGTccctgctggttttccatcagtccGTATTGGCTCTCTTAGCCAGcgatcacacagtccctctccaccaTGAGCTCTCCTGGTCGGTGTCATGTATCGGCTGTGCTGGTACTATTCTCATCGTGGGCGggatcctcctgctgctgctggcaCTGCCCTGCAGTCCCTGGAAGAAATGTTTCCCTCAAAAGCAAAGCAGCAGTTAG